The following are from one region of the Mycolicibacterium helvum genome:
- a CDS encoding Fe-S protein produces the protein MELLRSVVIVVHIVGFAVTFGAWVAEAAARRFRTTRTMDYGLLLSLLTGIALAAPWPAGIVLNYPKIGVKLAILVVIGGLLGMGNARQRRTGEPVPRPVFVSVGVLSLAAAAIAVLW, from the coding sequence ATGGAACTACTACGCAGCGTAGTTATCGTGGTGCACATCGTCGGGTTCGCTGTCACCTTCGGTGCGTGGGTGGCCGAAGCGGCCGCGCGGAGATTCCGCACCACCCGGACGATGGACTACGGACTGCTGCTTTCGTTGCTCACCGGGATCGCGCTCGCGGCGCCGTGGCCAGCCGGAATTGTCTTGAACTACCCCAAAATTGGGGTCAAGTTGGCCATCCTTGTCGTGATTGGTGGTCTGCTCGGCATGGGCAATGCCCGGCAGCGGCGCACCGGTGAACCCGTCCCGCGTCCGGTGTTCGTCTCGGTGGGGGTCTTGTCGCTCGCTGCGGCGGCCATCGCCGTGCTCTGGTGA
- a CDS encoding primary-amine oxidase, which translates to MTMDSTVLSTAMTDDRACYPLDPLTGAEIETAAAVVKDSEYASPTLKFVMIQLAEPDKNAELTYQSMPDVPRRAFVTMYDAAVKLVYESVVDIGARVVESWTAIPGRFPSYLVEHMTGVEEVVRADPRWQDAMLKRGITDFDLAMIDPWPAGYYGAQDHYQNSPLICRPLTFMRAAASEHGYARPVEGVIVTFDLDSMKVLEVEDHGVVPLPPKAGNYSAQFMFDEDNRPAFTQFRDDVKTIDITQPDGPSFTVDGWHVQWQKWSLRLGFNPREGITIHEVTYTDRGETRPILYRGSLSEMVVPYGDSSPTHWNKNVFDMGEVGMGFSANPLTLGCDCLGEIFYFDGTVNDSDGNAVTIPNAICMHEEDYGISWKHTDFRTGEVEVRRSRRLVVSMICTVGNYEYGFFWYFYNDASIEVEVKLSGVLTTGAIEEGESPRWGKLVAPGIYGPNHQHFFNFRLDMSVDGAENSVYEVDSIPEPDPERNPHKNAWITKDTLVASEVEGARDWDWNTGRYWKVTNPSKINELGSPVAYKLVPREIVPVMVQEGSHIYDRAKFVQHNLWVTKYDPAEKFAAGDYMYQSPDAQGLPEYLADDAPLENTDVVLWYTLGAHHIVRPEDWPVMPCAYAGFHLKPIGFFDGNPALDLPPSPPKGCHSHH; encoded by the coding sequence ATGACCATGGACAGCACCGTGCTGAGCACGGCGATGACCGATGATCGTGCCTGTTATCCTCTCGATCCGCTGACCGGCGCGGAGATCGAGACAGCCGCGGCCGTCGTCAAGGACTCGGAATACGCCAGTCCGACACTGAAATTCGTGATGATCCAGCTCGCGGAGCCGGATAAGAATGCGGAGTTGACGTATCAGTCGATGCCCGACGTGCCGCGGCGGGCGTTCGTCACGATGTACGACGCGGCAGTCAAACTCGTCTACGAGTCGGTCGTCGACATCGGCGCCCGGGTGGTGGAGTCATGGACGGCGATCCCGGGCCGCTTCCCGTCGTATCTGGTCGAGCACATGACCGGGGTGGAGGAAGTGGTCCGCGCCGACCCGCGGTGGCAGGACGCGATGCTCAAGCGTGGCATCACCGATTTCGACCTGGCGATGATCGACCCATGGCCGGCCGGCTATTACGGCGCGCAGGACCACTACCAGAACTCACCGCTGATCTGCCGGCCGCTGACGTTCATGCGAGCGGCGGCGTCCGAGCACGGCTACGCACGCCCGGTCGAAGGGGTGATCGTCACGTTCGATCTCGACTCCATGAAAGTGCTCGAGGTCGAGGATCACGGCGTGGTGCCCCTGCCGCCGAAGGCGGGAAATTACTCCGCGCAGTTCATGTTCGATGAAGACAACCGGCCGGCGTTCACCCAGTTCCGTGATGACGTCAAGACCATCGACATCACCCAGCCGGACGGGCCGAGCTTCACCGTTGACGGGTGGCACGTGCAATGGCAGAAGTGGTCGTTGCGGCTCGGTTTCAATCCGCGCGAGGGCATCACGATCCATGAGGTGACCTACACCGACCGTGGCGAGACCCGTCCGATCCTGTACCGGGGTTCGCTCTCGGAAATGGTGGTGCCCTACGGCGACTCCTCGCCGACGCACTGGAACAAGAACGTGTTCGACATGGGTGAAGTGGGGATGGGGTTTTCGGCCAACCCGCTGACCCTGGGTTGCGACTGCCTCGGTGAGATCTTCTACTTCGACGGCACGGTCAACGATTCCGACGGCAATGCGGTGACGATCCCGAACGCCATCTGCATGCACGAGGAAGACTACGGAATCTCGTGGAAGCACACGGATTTCCGCACCGGCGAGGTGGAAGTCCGGCGCTCGCGGCGCCTCGTCGTCTCGATGATCTGCACGGTGGGCAACTACGAGTACGGCTTCTTCTGGTACTTCTACAACGACGCGTCGATCGAGGTCGAGGTCAAGCTCTCCGGCGTGCTCACCACGGGTGCCATCGAAGAGGGGGAGTCGCCCCGCTGGGGCAAACTGGTCGCACCCGGCATCTACGGGCCGAATCACCAGCACTTCTTCAACTTCCGTCTCGACATGAGCGTCGACGGTGCGGAAAACAGTGTCTACGAGGTGGATTCGATCCCGGAGCCCGATCCGGAGCGCAACCCACACAAGAACGCCTGGATCACCAAGGACACGTTGGTGGCCTCGGAAGTCGAAGGTGCCAGGGATTGGGATTGGAACACCGGCCGGTACTGGAAGGTGACCAACCCGTCGAAGATCAACGAACTCGGCAGCCCGGTTGCCTACAAGCTGGTGCCGCGCGAGATCGTTCCGGTGATGGTGCAGGAAGGTTCCCACATCTATGACCGGGCGAAGTTCGTCCAGCACAACCTGTGGGTGACGAAGTACGATCCGGCCGAGAAGTTCGCGGCGGGGGATTACATGTACCAGTCGCCGGACGCCCAGGGCCTGCCGGAATACCTGGCCGACGATGCGCCGTTGGAGAACACCGATGTGGTGCTCTGGTACACCCTCGGCGCTCACCACATCGTCCGGCCGGAGGATTGGCCGGTGATGCCGTGTGCGTATGCCGGATTCCATCTCAAGCCGATCGGGTTCTTCGACGGCAACCCGGCGCTGGATCTGCCGCCGTCACCGCCGAAGGGCTGTCACAGCCATCACTAG
- a CDS encoding cryptochrome/photolyase family protein — MPSALLWFRRDLRLHDLPPLLEAAVDGADVLGCFVLDPRLEKSSGPRRLQFLGDSLRELSDALGGRLLIARGRPEQLIPSLCKEVGATEVHISADFSPFGVRRDEAVAAALADAGAQLRATGSPYLVSPGRVTKDDGTPYKVFTPYLARWREMGWRSPAPSATASVRWIDPAGWASKYRVDAPDPGVDLDLDAGEAAALQRWAEFVDAGLTNYAEDRNRPDKPGVSRMSAHLKFGTIHPRTMAADLNLRAEGPGAYLRELAFRDFYAAVLHEWPDSARWNWNRNFDAIEVDTGAEADALFETWKQGRTGYPIVDAGMRQLRDSGFMHNRVRMIVASFLVKDLHLPWQWGARWFLEQLVDGDIASNQHGWQWCAGSGTDAAPYFRVFNPTAQGQKFDPAGDYVRRWVPELADVDDVHRLKGDRPAGYPEPIVDHATERTEALRRYGQIG, encoded by the coding sequence ATGCCGTCCGCACTGCTGTGGTTCCGCCGGGATCTACGCCTACACGACCTGCCGCCCCTGCTGGAGGCCGCCGTCGACGGGGCCGACGTGCTCGGTTGCTTCGTGCTGGATCCGCGGCTGGAGAAGTCGTCGGGTCCACGTCGGCTGCAATTCCTCGGCGATTCGCTGCGGGAGCTCTCCGATGCCCTCGGCGGCCGGCTGCTGATCGCCCGCGGACGCCCCGAGCAACTAATCCCGTCGCTGTGCAAGGAAGTCGGCGCCACCGAGGTTCACATTTCGGCCGATTTCAGTCCGTTCGGGGTGCGGCGCGACGAGGCGGTGGCCGCCGCGCTGGCCGATGCGGGCGCGCAGCTGCGGGCCACCGGTTCGCCGTACCTCGTCTCGCCGGGCCGGGTCACCAAGGACGACGGGACCCCGTACAAGGTGTTCACGCCCTATCTGGCCAGGTGGCGCGAAATGGGCTGGCGCTCCCCTGCGCCGTCGGCGACGGCCTCGGTGCGCTGGATCGACCCGGCCGGGTGGGCGTCGAAATACCGGGTGGATGCTCCCGATCCGGGCGTCGACCTGGACCTCGACGCCGGTGAGGCCGCCGCCCTGCAGCGGTGGGCGGAGTTCGTCGACGCCGGCCTGACCAACTACGCCGAGGACCGCAACCGCCCGGACAAGCCGGGCGTCAGCCGGATGTCGGCACACCTGAAGTTCGGCACCATCCATCCCCGGACGATGGCTGCCGATCTCAATCTCCGGGCCGAGGGTCCGGGGGCCTATCTGCGGGAGCTGGCGTTCCGCGATTTCTACGCGGCGGTGTTGCACGAGTGGCCGGATAGCGCTCGGTGGAACTGGAACCGCAACTTCGACGCGATTGAGGTCGACACCGGCGCAGAGGCTGACGCGCTGTTCGAGACCTGGAAACAGGGCCGCACCGGCTACCCGATCGTCGATGCCGGGATGCGACAGCTGCGCGACTCCGGCTTCATGCACAACCGGGTGCGGATGATCGTGGCGTCGTTCCTGGTCAAAGACCTGCACCTGCCGTGGCAGTGGGGTGCCCGCTGGTTTCTCGAGCAGCTGGTGGACGGCGATATCGCCAGCAACCAGCACGGCTGGCAGTGGTGCGCGGGCTCAGGGACCGATGCGGCGCCGTACTTCCGGGTGTTCAACCCGACGGCGCAGGGCCAGAAGTTCGATCCTGCGGGCGATTACGTGCGGCGCTGGGTGCCCGAGCTGGCCGATGTCGACGACGTCCACAGGCTCAAGGGCGACCGGCCCGCCGGTTACCCGGAGCCGATCGTCGATCATGCCACCGAGCGCACCGAGGCGTTGAGACGCTACGGCCAGATCGGCTGA
- the rlmN gene encoding 23S rRNA (adenine(2503)-C(2))-methyltransferase RlmN yields the protein MKQELVFEAPRRALPPRHLADLDAEGRTAAVAELGLPSFRAKQLAQQYYGRLLADPQQMTDLPAGVRDTVADALFPTLLSVAREIECDSGETRKTLWRAHDGTTFESVLMRYPNRNTVCISSQAGCGMACPFCATGQGGLTRNLSTAEILEQVRAAAVTLRDDFGDRLSNVVFMGMGEPLANYARTLAAVQRITAAPPEGFGISARSVTVSTVGLAPAIRKLADEHLGVTLAVSLHTPDDELRDTLVPVNNRWKVSEVLDAARYYADATGRRVSIEYALIRDVNDQPWRADLLGKKLHKALGPLVHVNLIPLNPTPGSQWDASPKPAEREFVRRVRAAGVSCTVRDTRGREIAAACGQLAASG from the coding sequence ATGAAACAAGAGCTTGTCTTCGAGGCGCCGCGGCGCGCGCTGCCACCGCGCCATCTCGCCGACCTGGACGCCGAGGGCCGAACGGCCGCGGTGGCCGAGCTCGGGCTGCCGTCGTTCCGGGCCAAACAGCTGGCTCAGCAGTACTACGGTCGGCTGCTGGCCGACCCGCAGCAGATGACCGACCTGCCGGCCGGGGTGCGCGACACGGTCGCCGACGCGCTGTTCCCCACGCTGCTCTCCGTGGCCCGCGAGATCGAATGCGACTCGGGGGAGACCCGAAAGACGTTGTGGCGCGCGCACGATGGCACCACATTCGAGTCGGTGCTGATGCGCTACCCGAACCGCAACACGGTGTGCATCTCGTCGCAGGCCGGCTGCGGGATGGCCTGCCCGTTCTGCGCGACCGGCCAGGGCGGGCTGACCCGCAACCTGAGCACGGCCGAGATCCTCGAGCAGGTGCGGGCGGCGGCGGTGACGTTGCGCGATGACTTCGGGGATCGGCTCTCGAATGTGGTGTTCATGGGGATGGGCGAGCCGCTGGCGAACTATGCGCGCACGCTGGCCGCGGTGCAGCGCATCACCGCCGCACCGCCGGAGGGCTTCGGGATCTCGGCACGCTCGGTGACGGTGTCGACCGTCGGACTGGCGCCGGCGATCCGCAAGCTCGCCGACGAGCATCTCGGCGTGACGCTCGCGGTGTCGCTGCACACGCCCGACGACGAACTGCGCGACACCCTGGTGCCGGTGAACAACCGCTGGAAGGTCAGCGAGGTCCTTGATGCGGCCCGCTACTACGCCGATGCCACCGGACGGCGGGTGTCGATCGAGTACGCGCTGATCCGCGACGTCAACGACCAGCCGTGGCGGGCCGACCTACTGGGCAAGAAGCTGCACAAGGCGCTCGGCCCGCTGGTGCACGTCAACCTGATTCCGCTCAATCCAACGCCGGGCAGCCAGTGGGATGCCAGTCCCAAGCCGGCCGAACGCGAGTTCGTTCGCCGGGTGCGGGCTGCCGGGGTGTCGTGCACGGTGCGGGACACCCGCGGGCGAGAAATAGCGGCGGCCTGCGGTCAGCTCGCCGCGAGCGGATAG
- the frr gene encoding ribosome recycling factor, whose protein sequence is MIEEALFDAEEKMEKAVAVARDDLSSIRTGRANPGMFARVVVDYYGSPTPITQLSSVNVPEARMVVIKPYEASQLRVIEDAIRNSDLGVNPTNDGNIIRVSIPQLTEERRRDLVKQAKSKGEDAKVSVRNIRRRAMEELHRIRKDGEAGEDEVGRAEKDLDKATATYVGQIDELVKHKEGELLEV, encoded by the coding sequence ATGATTGAAGAGGCTCTCTTCGATGCCGAAGAGAAAATGGAGAAGGCCGTCGCGGTCGCCCGCGATGACCTGTCGTCCATCCGGACCGGACGGGCCAATCCCGGCATGTTCGCGCGCGTCGTCGTCGACTACTACGGCTCACCCACTCCGATCACGCAGCTGTCGAGCGTGAATGTCCCCGAGGCGCGGATGGTGGTGATCAAGCCCTATGAGGCGTCGCAGTTGCGCGTGATCGAGGACGCCATTCGCAACTCGGACCTGGGCGTCAACCCCACCAACGACGGAAACATCATCCGGGTGTCGATCCCGCAGCTGACCGAGGAACGTCGCCGGGATCTGGTCAAGCAGGCCAAGTCCAAGGGCGAGGACGCCAAGGTGTCGGTGCGCAACATACGCCGTCGCGCGATGGAGGAACTGCACCGCATCCGCAAGGACGGCGAGGCCGGCGAGGACGAGGTCGGTCGCGCGGAGAAGGACTTGGACAAGGCCACCGCGACCTACGTCGGCCAGATCGACGAGTTGGTCAAGCACAAAGAAGGCGAGTTGCTGGAGGTCTGA
- the pyrH gene encoding UMP kinase: MGETPSSNGAEATTGLRPHFNRVVLKLGGEMFGGGSVGLDPDVVAQVARQIAEVVRSGAQVAVVIGGGNFFRGAQLQQRGMERTRSDYMGMLGTVMNSLALQDFLEKEGIVTRVQTAITMGQVAEPYIPLRAVRHLEKGRVVIFGAGMGLPYFSTDTTAAQRALEIRADIVLMAKAVDGVFTADPRQDPNAEMLTEISHREVIDRGLQVADATAFSLCMDNGMPILVFNLLTDGNIARAVAGEKIGTLVS; this comes from the coding sequence ATGGGGGAGACGCCCAGTAGCAACGGCGCCGAGGCGACGACCGGACTGCGCCCTCATTTCAACAGGGTGGTGCTCAAGCTCGGCGGGGAGATGTTCGGCGGCGGGTCGGTCGGACTGGATCCCGACGTGGTCGCCCAGGTGGCCCGCCAGATCGCCGAAGTGGTGCGCAGCGGCGCGCAGGTGGCGGTCGTGATCGGTGGCGGAAACTTCTTCCGCGGCGCCCAATTGCAGCAACGCGGGATGGAACGTACCCGCTCGGACTATATGGGCATGCTCGGCACCGTGATGAACAGCCTTGCGCTCCAAGATTTTCTGGAGAAGGAAGGCATCGTCACCCGGGTGCAGACCGCGATCACCATGGGGCAGGTTGCCGAGCCGTACATTCCGTTGCGCGCGGTGCGCCACCTGGAGAAGGGGCGCGTGGTGATCTTCGGCGCCGGCATGGGGCTGCCGTACTTCTCCACCGACACCACCGCCGCGCAGCGCGCCCTGGAGATCCGTGCCGACATCGTCCTGATGGCCAAGGCGGTCGACGGGGTCTTCACCGCCGACCCGCGGCAGGACCCGAACGCCGAAATGCTCACCGAGATCAGCCACCGTGAGGTCATCGACCGCGGCCTCCAGGTGGCCGACGCCACCGCGTTCAGTTTGTGCATGGACAACGGGATGCCGATCCTGGTGTTCAACTTGCTGACCGACGGGAATATCGCCCGAGCGGTCGCAGGTGAGAAGATCGGAACTCTGGTCAGCTGA
- a CDS encoding class I SAM-dependent methyltransferase gives MTTPEDLFDSAYRRSAPEFEGFRPPWSIDEPQPEIATLIEAGKFHGDVLDAGCGEAAVSLYLAERGVTTVGLDLSPTAIELARAEAAKRGVTNASFEVADISDFGGYDGRFGTIVDSTLFHSMPVELRDGYQRSIVRAAAPGASYFVLVFDAGTMPANGPAHPVTAEELRAAVEPYWVIDEIRPARIHANVPEEMATMVEFAGGDLRDEAGGRKSMPAWLLSAHLG, from the coding sequence ATGACCACACCCGAAGATCTCTTTGATTCGGCCTATCGTCGCTCGGCTCCGGAGTTCGAGGGCTTCCGGCCGCCGTGGAGCATCGACGAGCCGCAGCCCGAAATCGCCACGCTCATCGAGGCGGGCAAGTTCCACGGCGACGTCCTCGACGCCGGCTGTGGGGAGGCGGCGGTCTCGCTGTACCTCGCCGAACGCGGCGTCACCACCGTCGGTCTGGACCTCTCGCCGACAGCGATCGAACTGGCCCGTGCCGAGGCCGCCAAGCGCGGGGTGACCAATGCCAGCTTCGAGGTCGCCGACATCAGCGACTTCGGCGGTTACGACGGCCGATTCGGCACCATCGTCGACTCGACTCTGTTTCATTCGATGCCGGTGGAGCTCCGCGATGGATATCAACGGTCGATCGTGCGGGCGGCCGCGCCGGGGGCGTCGTATTTCGTGCTGGTCTTCGATGCGGGAACCATGCCGGCCAACGGGCCCGCGCATCCGGTGACTGCCGAGGAGCTGCGTGCGGCGGTCGAACCGTACTGGGTGATCGACGAAATCCGTCCCGCACGCATCCATGCCAACGTCCCCGAGGAAATGGCGACGATGGTCGAGTTCGCCGGCGGCGATCTGCGTGACGAGGCGGGAGGCCGCAAGTCGATGCCGGCCTGGTTGTTGTCGGCACATCTCGGCTGA
- a CDS encoding DUF2631 domain-containing protein, with the protein MVSTEVERYTEVDPADVPSAAWGWSKITPRTWHGVGIFVTLFLLAMLRGNHVGHVEDYVLVVFAVLVLGVTIRDWWGRRRGWIR; encoded by the coding sequence ATGGTTAGCACCGAGGTGGAGCGCTACACAGAGGTCGACCCTGCCGACGTACCCTCGGCCGCTTGGGGCTGGAGCAAGATCACCCCGCGCACGTGGCACGGTGTGGGCATCTTCGTCACCCTTTTCCTGCTGGCAATGCTGCGCGGCAACCACGTCGGCCACGTCGAGGATTACGTGCTGGTGGTGTTCGCGGTCTTGGTCCTCGGTGTCACCATCCGCGACTGGTGGGGTCGTCGCCGCGGCTGGATCCGCTAG
- a CDS encoding phosphatidate cytidylyltransferase gives MAAQQPMPVADTESGAPGPAPEKPEKKTSRAGRDLPAAIAVGAALGAMAIGSLLFAPKWWFPLLAIAIAIATHEVVRRLREHGYVMPVVPLLLGGQAMIWLAWPWGVPGTLGAYGGTIVVAMVWRLLGQGLREQPVNYLRDIAATVLLATWVPLFASFTALLIFQENGGARVFTVIATVVFADIGGYTAGVLFGKHLLAPAISPKKSWEGLGGSLLFGIAASVLSVTFLLGKPAWVGLPLGLMLVITGVLGDLVESQVKRDLGIKDMGTLLPGHGGIMDRIDAMLPSAVAGWIVLTLLA, from the coding sequence ATGGCCGCTCAGCAACCCATGCCTGTGGCAGACACCGAGTCCGGCGCACCCGGTCCCGCACCGGAGAAGCCGGAGAAGAAGACCTCTCGCGCCGGTCGTGATCTGCCCGCCGCGATTGCCGTCGGCGCGGCGCTGGGCGCGATGGCGATCGGCAGCCTGTTGTTCGCGCCGAAGTGGTGGTTCCCGCTGTTGGCCATCGCCATCGCGATCGCCACTCACGAGGTGGTCCGCCGGCTGCGCGAACACGGGTACGTGATGCCGGTGGTGCCGCTGCTGCTCGGCGGTCAGGCGATGATCTGGCTGGCCTGGCCCTGGGGCGTCCCGGGGACGCTGGGCGCCTATGGCGGCACGATCGTGGTCGCTATGGTGTGGCGCCTGCTCGGCCAGGGCCTGCGCGAACAGCCGGTCAATTATCTGCGCGACATCGCCGCGACCGTGCTGCTGGCCACCTGGGTGCCGTTGTTCGCGAGCTTCACTGCGCTGCTGATCTTCCAGGAGAACGGCGGCGCCCGGGTCTTCACCGTGATCGCCACCGTCGTATTCGCCGATATCGGCGGCTATACCGCCGGCGTGCTGTTCGGCAAGCATCTGCTGGCCCCGGCGATCAGCCCCAAGAAATCCTGGGAAGGCCTCGGTGGCTCACTGCTGTTCGGCATCGCCGCGTCCGTGCTGTCCGTGACGTTCCTGCTGGGCAAGCCCGCCTGGGTCGGCCTGCCGCTGGGGTTGATGCTGGTGATCACCGGCGTGTTGGGCGACCTGGTCGAGTCCCAGGTCAAGCGTGACCTGGGCATCAAGGACATGGGGACCCTGCTGCCGGGCCACGGCGGGATCATGGACCGCATCGACGCGATGCTGCCGTCGGCGGTCGCCGGCTGGATCGTCCTGACACTGCTGGCCTGA
- a CDS encoding MarR family winged helix-turn-helix transcriptional regulator yields the protein MSGGQDEPLGYLLHRVASALRAEVTTTALEPVGLSFPQYICMRILSKFPDRSNADLARDTGVSPQAMNMVLRSLEDRGLATRPASVESGRSLPAKLTRAGVELLASTDVGVRAAEQQLMAALSAEQRREFRGILAALG from the coding sequence ATGAGTGGAGGCCAGGACGAGCCACTGGGCTACCTGCTGCATCGGGTGGCCTCGGCACTGCGCGCCGAAGTCACCACCACCGCGCTGGAGCCGGTGGGCCTGTCGTTCCCGCAGTACATCTGCATGCGGATCCTGTCCAAGTTCCCCGACCGCTCCAATGCCGACCTGGCCCGCGACACCGGCGTCTCGCCGCAGGCGATGAACATGGTGCTGCGCAGCCTCGAAGACCGCGGACTGGCGACTCGCCCGGCCAGCGTGGAATCGGGCCGCTCACTGCCGGCGAAGCTGACCCGCGCCGGCGTGGAATTACTGGCCAGCACCGACGTCGGGGTGCGCGCCGCCGAACAACAGTTGATGGCTGCCCTGAGCGCCGAACAGCGGCGAGAATTCCGCGGAATTCTCGCCGCCCTCGGCTGA